In Silene latifolia isolate original U9 population chromosome X, ASM4854445v1, whole genome shotgun sequence, the following proteins share a genomic window:
- the LOC141623439 gene encoding uncharacterized protein LOC141623439 isoform X3 — translation MGETKVGSTSQVNDRNRKLNLIDPAFSKFITHTHLKLQTFLKSHLKGIGKGAERKDAARQVVRKDHKSSVDWEADLKTQMQLWRQNPYWVDQPPVIDVTVPKGSLCNLYAKVDVGLPPDAIYNIVTDPDNKRVFKNIKDVISRKVLVDEGSRQVVELEQAAIWKFIWWSGTISVHVIVDQNREDHSMRFKQVNTGFMKKFEGCWRVEPIFVDEKICYPFRPKTLSDYQSCTGGRGRIGSRVSLEQLLEPAIIPPPPISWYLRGITSKTTETLINYMIEEVARIKGFSEATDGSKELKSFEDASNSISVDQIRDIKKRWALHRRNALQFRKK, via the exons atgggagagactaaggttGGTTCAACAAGCCAAGTTAATGATAGGAATCGAAAACTTAATCTGATTGATCCTGCATTTTCAAAATTCATCACCCACACCCATCTCAAACTGCAGACTTTTTTAAAG TCACATTTGAAAGGAATAGGGAAAGGAGCGGAGAGAAAGGATGCGGCACGACAGGTTGTCAGAAAGGATCACAAATCTTCAGTTGACTGGGAGGCTGATCTCAAGACCCAGATGCAACTTTGGCGCCAGAATCCCTATTGGGTCGATCAGCCTCCCGTAATAGAT GTTACAGTACCCAAAGGATCGCTTTGCAATCTGTATGCTAAAGTTGACGTTGGGTTGCCACCAGATGCCATATACAACATTGTCACTGACCCTGATAATAAGAGGGTCTTCAAAAACATCAAG GATGTCATATCAAGGAAGGTATTGGTTGATGAGGGTTCTAGACAGGTCGTTGAGTTGGAACAAGCAGCTATATGGAAGTTTATTTGGTGGTCAGGAACGATTTCTGTTCATGTAATAGTAGATCAAAACCGAGAGGATCACTCA ATGCGGTTCAAGCAAGTAAATACTGGATTTATGAAAAAGTTTGAAGGGTGTTGGAGAGTAGAGCCTATATTCGTCGATGAGAAGATTTGCTATCCTTTTCGACCCAAAACTTTGTCTGATTATCAGTCATGCACAGGAGGCAGAGGGAGAATCGGATCGCGGGTTAGCTTAGAGCAACTTCTTGAGCCGGCTATAATCCCGCCCCCTCCGATTTCATGGTATCTTAGAGGGATAACCTCAAAGACCACAGAAACGCTGATAAACTATATGATTGAAGAAGTTGCAAGGATCAAGGGTTTCTCTGAAGCAACAGATGGAAGTAAAGAGCTGAAATCATTTGAAGATGCATCAAACAGTATAAGTGTTGATCAAATACGAGACATTAAAAAGCGATGGGCCTTGCATAGGAGAAACGCTTTACAATTTCGGAAGAAATAG
- the LOC141623439 gene encoding uncharacterized protein LOC141623439 isoform X2, which produces MLITFCKLIMGETKVGSTSQVNDRNRKLNLIDPAFSKFITHTHLKLQTFLKSHLKGIGKGAERKDAARQVVRKDHKSSVDWEADLKTQMQLWRQNPYWVDQPPVIDVTVPKGSLCNLYAKVDVGLPPDAIYNIVTDPDNKRVFKNIKDVISRKVLVDEGSRQVVELEQAAIWKFIWWSGTISVHVIVDQNREDHSMRFKQVNTGFMKKFEGCWRVEPIFVDEKICYPFRPKTLSDYQSCTGGRGRIGSRVSLEQLLEPAIIPPPPISWYLRGITSKTTETLINYMIEEVARIKGFSEATDGSKELKSFEDASNSISVDQIRDIKKRWALHRRNALQFRKK; this is translated from the exons ATGTTGATTACATTTT GCAAATTAattatgggagagactaaggttGGTTCAACAAGCCAAGTTAATGATAGGAATCGAAAACTTAATCTGATTGATCCTGCATTTTCAAAATTCATCACCCACACCCATCTCAAACTGCAGACTTTTTTAAAG TCACATTTGAAAGGAATAGGGAAAGGAGCGGAGAGAAAGGATGCGGCACGACAGGTTGTCAGAAAGGATCACAAATCTTCAGTTGACTGGGAGGCTGATCTCAAGACCCAGATGCAACTTTGGCGCCAGAATCCCTATTGGGTCGATCAGCCTCCCGTAATAGAT GTTACAGTACCCAAAGGATCGCTTTGCAATCTGTATGCTAAAGTTGACGTTGGGTTGCCACCAGATGCCATATACAACATTGTCACTGACCCTGATAATAAGAGGGTCTTCAAAAACATCAAG GATGTCATATCAAGGAAGGTATTGGTTGATGAGGGTTCTAGACAGGTCGTTGAGTTGGAACAAGCAGCTATATGGAAGTTTATTTGGTGGTCAGGAACGATTTCTGTTCATGTAATAGTAGATCAAAACCGAGAGGATCACTCA ATGCGGTTCAAGCAAGTAAATACTGGATTTATGAAAAAGTTTGAAGGGTGTTGGAGAGTAGAGCCTATATTCGTCGATGAGAAGATTTGCTATCCTTTTCGACCCAAAACTTTGTCTGATTATCAGTCATGCACAGGAGGCAGAGGGAGAATCGGATCGCGGGTTAGCTTAGAGCAACTTCTTGAGCCGGCTATAATCCCGCCCCCTCCGATTTCATGGTATCTTAGAGGGATAACCTCAAAGACCACAGAAACGCTGATAAACTATATGATTGAAGAAGTTGCAAGGATCAAGGGTTTCTCTGAAGCAACAGATGGAAGTAAAGAGCTGAAATCATTTGAAGATGCATCAAACAGTATAAGTGTTGATCAAATACGAGACATTAAAAAGCGATGGGCCTTGCATAGGAGAAACGCTTTACAATTTCGGAAGAAATAG
- the LOC141623439 gene encoding uncharacterized protein LOC141623439 isoform X1 gives MRFFFGLSITFILDSVCIKLYKLGKLIMGETKVGSTSQVNDRNRKLNLIDPAFSKFITHTHLKLQTFLKSHLKGIGKGAERKDAARQVVRKDHKSSVDWEADLKTQMQLWRQNPYWVDQPPVIDVTVPKGSLCNLYAKVDVGLPPDAIYNIVTDPDNKRVFKNIKDVISRKVLVDEGSRQVVELEQAAIWKFIWWSGTISVHVIVDQNREDHSMRFKQVNTGFMKKFEGCWRVEPIFVDEKICYPFRPKTLSDYQSCTGGRGRIGSRVSLEQLLEPAIIPPPPISWYLRGITSKTTETLINYMIEEVARIKGFSEATDGSKELKSFEDASNSISVDQIRDIKKRWALHRRNALQFRKK, from the exons ATGAGATTTTTTTTTGGGTTGTCAATTACTTTTATTCTTGATTCAGTATGTATCAAATTATACAAATTAG GCAAATTAattatgggagagactaaggttGGTTCAACAAGCCAAGTTAATGATAGGAATCGAAAACTTAATCTGATTGATCCTGCATTTTCAAAATTCATCACCCACACCCATCTCAAACTGCAGACTTTTTTAAAG TCACATTTGAAAGGAATAGGGAAAGGAGCGGAGAGAAAGGATGCGGCACGACAGGTTGTCAGAAAGGATCACAAATCTTCAGTTGACTGGGAGGCTGATCTCAAGACCCAGATGCAACTTTGGCGCCAGAATCCCTATTGGGTCGATCAGCCTCCCGTAATAGAT GTTACAGTACCCAAAGGATCGCTTTGCAATCTGTATGCTAAAGTTGACGTTGGGTTGCCACCAGATGCCATATACAACATTGTCACTGACCCTGATAATAAGAGGGTCTTCAAAAACATCAAG GATGTCATATCAAGGAAGGTATTGGTTGATGAGGGTTCTAGACAGGTCGTTGAGTTGGAACAAGCAGCTATATGGAAGTTTATTTGGTGGTCAGGAACGATTTCTGTTCATGTAATAGTAGATCAAAACCGAGAGGATCACTCA ATGCGGTTCAAGCAAGTAAATACTGGATTTATGAAAAAGTTTGAAGGGTGTTGGAGAGTAGAGCCTATATTCGTCGATGAGAAGATTTGCTATCCTTTTCGACCCAAAACTTTGTCTGATTATCAGTCATGCACAGGAGGCAGAGGGAGAATCGGATCGCGGGTTAGCTTAGAGCAACTTCTTGAGCCGGCTATAATCCCGCCCCCTCCGATTTCATGGTATCTTAGAGGGATAACCTCAAAGACCACAGAAACGCTGATAAACTATATGATTGAAGAAGTTGCAAGGATCAAGGGTTTCTCTGAAGCAACAGATGGAAGTAAAGAGCTGAAATCATTTGAAGATGCATCAAACAGTATAAGTGTTGATCAAATACGAGACATTAAAAAGCGATGGGCCTTGCATAGGAGAAACGCTTTACAATTTCGGAAGAAATAG